The following nucleotide sequence is from Pseudarthrobacter psychrotolerans.
AACACGATCAGGAACATGGCAACGGCGCTCAGGAGCACCCCCAGCACATCGAAGGAGTGGCTGTGCGTTTTCAGTTCCGGAACGTTGCGCATCACCAGCAGGAACGCCACGATGCCGATGGGCACATTGATGAAGAAAATCCACTCCCAGCCAAGGGAGTCAACCAGGACACCGCCGAGGATGGGCCCCACCAGGATGGCCATGCCCGCTGTGGCACCCCACAGCCCCATGGCCGCGCCGCGGCGGTCCGGCGGGAAGATGCGGGTAATCACCGCCATGGTCTGGGGCGTCATCAGGGCACCGCCCACCCCTTGCACGGTCCGGGCCAGGATGAGGATCGCTATGTCGCCGGACAGCCCACACCACAGGGACGCGAGTGTAAATACCGCCAGACCCGCAATGTAGACCCTTTTCGGCCCGAACCGGTCCCCCAGACGCCCGGCAATCAACAGGAGCACGGCGTAGGACAGCAGGTACGCGCTGGTAACCCAGACGACGGCCGTGATGTCGGCGTCGAGCGCCTTTCCGATACTGGGGTTGGCCACGAATACGATGGTGGTGTCGATCAGGATCATGAAGAACCCCACGACCAGCGACCACAAAGCCAACCAAGGCCTGGCTACAGTTTCCATGCGAATCCTCTGACTATGGTGGAGCGCCGGTGGTTGCTCAGTGTGGAAAGGCTACCCCAGCAGATCGAGGATATCTGTGCGGGCGAACATCTGCGCGGCAGCCCGGGCGGAGGGACTGCCGGCGTCGGGATCCGCACCGGCGTCCAACAGCACCCGGGACACGTCTGTGTACCCCTTGAATGCTGCACCCGCCAAGGGGGTCTGGCCGCGGTCGTTGGCCGTGTTGGCCTCACCGCCGCGTTCAAGGATCAGTTGCACCGTCTCCGCGTGTCCGTGGTAGGCGGCCAGCATCAGCAGGGAATCCCCGGCCGCGTTGGTCATGGTGGCCGGGACCCCGGCGTCCAGATAGGTGCGCAGGAGCCCGGCGTCCCCCTCCCGGGCAGCCTGGAAGAGCCGGTGGGCCAAAGCCACGGCCTCGTCGTCGGGTGAAGTGGCGTCGGGTTTGGCGGCGTCCGGTGCAGTGTTCTCGGTCATCAGCGGGTCCCCCTCAGGAATCCAGTCTGGCGCCCCACTACCTGGCCGGCGTCGGGAGCGACAATTACTTCCTGGGCAGCAATGTAAGGCTCCTCGCCGTCCAGCACGGTCAGCATTTCATCCGGTGCGACGGACCGCTTAATAACAGCCAGCGCCACCGGGCCCATTTCATAGTGCTGGGCAACGGACGTTACGGTCCCGACCTTCCGCTCGCCGAGCATGACCTGGCTGCCGGGCGCCGGCATGGTGTGCTGCGACCCGTCCAGCTGCAGGAACACCAGGCGCCGCGGCGGATGGCCCAGGTTGTGCACACGGGCGATGGTCTCCTGGCCCTTGTAGCAGCCCTTGGACAGGTGCACGGCGGTACGGAGCAGGTCCAGTTCGTGCGGAATGGTTTTGTCGTCGGTTTCCGCGCCCAGCCTGGGGCGCCACGCAGCGATGCGGAGGGCTTCGGCGGCCATCACACCGGCGAGTGGGCGGTCCGCCAAGGTTTCCTCGAGTTCAGCGACCGGCACCAGGTACTCGATCCACGGCCGCTCCAGTCCGGGGTGCCCTTCTTCGGGAACCACCGCGTAGGAGTACCCCCCGGCGCCGACGTGCGGCCAAGGATCCCGCCAGGCCAGCAGTCCGGACCATTCCTCCACAGTCTTGGTGGACCCGAGCACGGCCCAGTCGGCGGAGACGTCGGTGACCTCGACGCGAAGCATGAACTTCATTTTGTTCAGCCACTCGGCCAGCGGTGCAGCCTCGGCGGCCTCAACAATGAGCCAGGTGGTCCCGCCGTCGTCCACTACGCGGGCGTCAAACTCGATCCGGCCCTGGACACTCAACAGCAGCAACTCGCTTGACTCGCCCGGCTGCAGGCCGGTGACCTGCTGGGAAGACAGGGTGTTCAGCCAGGTCAGCCGGTCCGGACCGCTGACCGTCACCACGCCGCGGTGGGAGAGGTCGACGACGGCGGTACCGGCTGCGAGGGCGCGCTGCTCACGCAGCGGCTCACCGTAGTGGGATGCGACGCCGGCGTCCGCACCGGTGGCCTCGACGGCGCCGGGGCGCGACAGGAGGGGGCTGGGAGTAGTCATATGTGGGGAACGTCCTTAGGTCAGTGGGTATTCCGGTCAGCGGTATTCCGGGTTCTCGAAGTCGAAGCGTGTTCCGGCTTTCCATTCTTCAGGAAGATTGCCGTACGCGGGAATCCCGCCGGCGTCCTTGAGCATCCGGGCGAAATGCAGCAGGTTCCAGGTCATAAACGTGGTGTTGCGGTTGGTGAAGTCGGATTCGGGGCCGCCGGAGCCTTCGTCGAGATAGCTTGGGCCGGGGCCAACCGGGCCGATCCAGCCGGCGTCGGCCTGCGGCGGGATGGTGAAGCCGACGTGCTGCAGGCTGTACAGCACGTTCATGGAGCAGTGCTTGATGCCGTCCTCGTTGCCGGTGATCAGGCAGCCGCCAACCTTGGGGTAGAAGACCCACTGGCCCTTGTGGTTGAGTTCCCCCGAATGGGCGTAGAGCCGTTCGATCAGCTTCTTGGTCTGGGAGGAGTTGTCACCCAGCCAGATGGGACCGGCAACCACCACAATGTCGGCTTCTTCGACAGCCGGGTAGAGGTCCGGCCACTCATCGGACGGCCAGCCGTGCTCGGTCATGTCGGGGTAAACACCGCTGGCAATGTCGTGATCGACAGTCCTGATCACTCGGGTGCTGACGCCCTGCTTCTCCATGATGAAGCGGCTGACGTTGATCAGGCCCTCGGTGTTGCTGGTCTCCGGTGACCGTTTGAGGGTCCCGTTGAAGAACACAGCCCTGAGGTCGCTGTAATCCGTGGAGTCCTGCGGTGCAGCCATGACGCTCCTTTGATTCACTCGTGCGTGAAGCCCAGGATGCCAAGTCTACTGAGGATCGGTGGCGCGGCAGGGCCCTCAGGAAACCTTTTTCAGGAAAGCCGAGGCGTGCGCTTCGAGGCCCTTGCCGGGCTGTGATGTGCCGCCGGCTGCCACATCCCAGCGCCAGAGCAGGTTGCCGTCCACCAGGCCGAAGATCCGGGTCGCCGCGCTGTAGTCCTTGGAATGGCTGCCGCGCATCACCATGTCCGTAGTGAGCTGGACCTGCGGGCCCTTGATCTGCCCGTAGTACAGCTCAGAGATCCCGCCGGGATGTGAGATGGACACCGAGATATCGAACCCGCCGTCTTTATTGCGCAGCGCTTCGACTTCGTCGGCGCTCTTGAGTGCGGGAACAATATCGGCCGGAATCAGGCCCGGTCCGCCGTCGGCATCAAGCTGTTTGCGCTCCAGCGCCCAAAAACCGGTCTCAACTGTCAGCGGCCGCAGGCGTGTGCCGTCGTCGTCAGTTAACCAGCTCTCCGCGCGGTACTGAAGATACGGCAGGCCGTTGTGCGTGAAGGACACATGCTGGAGGAAGTGCTCCGAGTCCTCGTCCCCGCTGCCGAGCCGGCCGCTGCCTTCCCACTCACCAATGAGCCAGGAAAGCGGAACAAGTTCCGGTGTCAGGTCTGTAGGAATTTCTATCGGCACGGCAATTACCTCAGGAAAATGCTAGCTCGTTGAACGGGTTTACTTCTGGCCTTTGAAAAGGCGGTAAACCACAAAGCCGGCGAACCAGGCCATGGACAGGCTGGCGATGCCGAGCAGGACGAGGAAGAAGAATTCAAATGCAAGTACGGACATGATGTCATCCTAACCGGTTAGTAGATGAGTAGTTTGTCTATGAAGTAAGCCAGGGAGCCCACGGCCGAAACCGGTGCAAGCCCCATGCTAACCGCAGCCAACAGAT
It contains:
- a CDS encoding ankyrin repeat domain-containing protein — protein: MTENTAPDAAKPDATSPDDEAVALAHRLFQAAREGDAGLLRTYLDAGVPATMTNAAGDSLLMLAAYHGHAETVQLILERGGEANTANDRGQTPLAGAAFKGYTDVSRVLLDAGADPDAGSPSARAAAQMFARTDILDLLG
- a CDS encoding folate-binding protein YgfZ — encoded protein: MTTPSPLLSRPGAVEATGADAGVASHYGEPLREQRALAAGTAVVDLSHRGVVTVSGPDRLTWLNTLSSQQVTGLQPGESSELLLLSVQGRIEFDARVVDDGGTTWLIVEAAEAAPLAEWLNKMKFMLRVEVTDVSADWAVLGSTKTVEEWSGLLAWRDPWPHVGAGGYSYAVVPEEGHPGLERPWIEYLVPVAELEETLADRPLAGVMAAEALRIAAWRPRLGAETDDKTIPHELDLLRTAVHLSKGCYKGQETIARVHNLGHPPRRLVFLQLDGSQHTMPAPGSQVMLGERKVGTVTSVAQHYEMGPVALAVIKRSVAPDEMLTVLDGEEPYIAAQEVIVAPDAGQVVGRQTGFLRGTR
- a CDS encoding flavodoxin family protein, which encodes MAAPQDSTDYSDLRAVFFNGTLKRSPETSNTEGLINVSRFIMEKQGVSTRVIRTVDHDIASGVYPDMTEHGWPSDEWPDLYPAVEEADIVVVAGPIWLGDNSSQTKKLIERLYAHSGELNHKGQWVFYPKVGGCLITGNEDGIKHCSMNVLYSLQHVGFTIPPQADAGWIGPVGPGPSYLDEGSGGPESDFTNRNTTFMTWNLLHFARMLKDAGGIPAYGNLPEEWKAGTRFDFENPEYR
- a CDS encoding FABP family protein, with translation MPIEIPTDLTPELVPLSWLIGEWEGSGRLGSGDEDSEHFLQHVSFTHNGLPYLQYRAESWLTDDDGTRLRPLTVETGFWALERKQLDADGGPGLIPADIVPALKSADEVEALRNKDGGFDISVSISHPGGISELYYGQIKGPQVQLTTDMVMRGSHSKDYSAATRIFGLVDGNLLWRWDVAAGGTSQPGKGLEAHASAFLKKVS